In Xiphophorus couchianus chromosome 24, X_couchianus-1.0, whole genome shotgun sequence, a single genomic region encodes these proteins:
- the LOC114140838 gene encoding galactose-specific lectin nattectin-like produces the protein MAAGLVFTLLLGLSFGLWDGADAVCQVRANTPLDCPAGWTWYNGRCFVFVKDIKRWIMAENTCLSMDGNLASMHSMDQYNFIRELIYNETGKHTSTWVGAHDSAQEGIWMWSDGSKFVFKVWGENEPNNIRGMEHCLQINHNERNHTSDEACAKKLPFICARPL, from the exons ATGGCTGCCGGTCTTGTCTTCACTCTGCTTCTTGGTCTGAGCTTTGGACTCTGGGATGGAGCTGAT GCCGTATGTCAAGTGAGAG CTAACACACCACTTGACTGCCCTGCAGGCTGGACTTGGTACAACGGtcgctgttttgtgtttgtgaaagacATAAAGAGATGGATAATGGCAGAG AATACCTGCCTCTCAATGGATGGAAATCTGGCCTCAATGCACAGTATGGATCAGTACAACTTCATCAGAGAGCTTATCTACAATGAAACTGGAAAACACACATCAACTTGGGTTGGAGCTCATGATTCAGCACAG GAAGGCATCTGGATGTGGAGTGATGGTTCCAAGTTTGTGTTTAAAGTCTGGGGTGAAAATGAGCCAAACAATATCCGTGGAATGGAACATTGCCTGCAGATCAACCACAATG AAAGAAATCATACATCTGATGAAGCCTGTGCCAAGAAGCTTCCCTTCATCTGTGCCAGACCCCTGTAA